The following DNA comes from Bradyrhizobium sp. SK17.
CCTCCAGCGAATGGCCGCCGAAATCGAGCTGGCTGTGCAGGCGCGTCACCGGCTGGTTCGCCACCAGGAAACACGGCGAGCCCGGCGTCGGCGTGTCGGTCTTCTCGAGCCACACCGGATGGCCCGGACAATCGGCATCGCCATGATCCGATATCTTCTGCGAGAAGATCTCGATACGGCCGCTCGGCGTCGGCAGCGGACGCGCCACGGGGTCCTCGCGGAAGCGGCGCAGCGAGCCGCCGTCGTCGAGATGTTGCGGCACGACCAGGCTGCCGCGCTCCCAGAACTCCTCGAAGCTCGGCGACTCGGCTCCGCGCGCGGCCAGCGCCTTGCGGGTCGGCTCGTAGAGACGTTCGAGCCACTCGCGCGACGTGCGCCCCTCGGTGAAGGGCTCGCGGGCCCCGAGCCGCTCGGCGAGGTCGGCGAAGATGTCGTAGTCGTCGCGCGCAAGCCCGAACGGCTCGGCGATCCGGTGCATCGCGACCATCAGCGGATCGTTGGTGGAATAGCCGATGTCCTCGCGCTCCAGCGTCATCGTCGCAGGCAGCACGATGTCGGCGTGCCGCGCCGTGGCGGTCCAGGCGAGCTCATGCACCACCAGCGTGTCGAGCCGCGCAAACGCCTTGCGCAGCCGGTTGAGATCCTGGTGATGGTGAAACGGATTGCCGCCCGCCCAATAGACCAGGCGGATATCCGGATAAGTCCGTGTCTCGCCATTGTAGCGATAGCTGGTGCCGGGATTGAGCAGCATGTCGGCGATGCGCGCCACCGGAATGAAGTCGGCGACGCCGTTGCGGCCTTGCCCAAGCGTCGGCCCCGGCACGGCATTGACGCGGCGGCCGTAATAGCCGATCGCGCCGAGCGAATAGGCGTAACCTCCGCCGGGCAGGCCGATCTGGCCGAGCGCCGCCGCCAGCACCATGCCCATCCAGACCGGCTGCTCGCCATGCTCGGCGCGCTGCAACGAATGCGAGACGGTGATCAGCGCGCGCCGCCCGGCGAGCCGGCGGGCGAGCACCTTGATCGCGCCGGCGTCGATGCCGCAGATCGCTGCGGCCCATTCCGCGCTCTTCGGCTGCCCATCGCTCTCGCCGGTCAGATAGCGCCGGAACACCGGCCAGCCCTCGGTATAGCGATCGAGGAACGCCTGATCATGCAGGCCTTCGCCGACCAGGGTGTGGACGATACCGAGCATCAGCGCGGTGTCGGTGCCGGGCATTGCCGTGATCCATTCGGCGCCGGCCTCGACCGGCAGATCGTCGCGCAGCGGGCTGACCAGGATGAACTGGCAGCCGCGCCGTTGCGCCGCTTCCATTGCGCCCCGTTCAATGTGCTTGCTGATCGAGCCGCCGGCGACCATCGAGTTCTTCAGCGCCATGCCGCCGAACGCCAGCACGATGTCGGTTTCACCAGCGATCTGCTCCCAGGTGACGTTGCGCTTGGTGATGTCCTCGTAACCGGCGAGGATCTGCGGCAGCAGCACCGAGGACGCGCCAGACGAATAGGTGTTCACCGAACGGACATAGCCGCCGAGTGCGACGTTGAGGAAGCGATGCACCTGGCTCTGCGCGTGATGGAAGCGGCCGGCGCTCGACCAGCCATAGGAGCCGCCGAACACCGCGCCCGGCCCGACCGTGTCGCGAACCCGTGAAAGCTCACCGCCCAGGAGATCGAGCGCCTTCTCCCAGCTGACCGGGACGAATTCATCGCGGCCGCGGCGATCATCGGGCCCCGGACCGCGCTCGAGCCAGCCGCGGCGGATCGCCGGCTGGGCAATACGCGCCTGATGACGCAGTGCGCCGGGGAAATTGTTGACGATGCCGTTTGGATCGGGATCGCCGGCATAGGGCCGGACTTCGAGACCGTCCTTGCCGAGACGCGCCGAAAACACGCCCCAATGCGAGGTGTGCGGCTTGAAACCATCCGACAGGTCGAGACCGGGATCGGGATGGCCAATGGTTTCGCTCATTCAGCAGGCGTCCTTCCAAAGCTCGATCTCGAACCACATCGCCGCCAGTATAATGACCTGTTCCTTGATGTCTCAGATCCGGGGGTACCGGAAATGCAGGAAACCCCGCAAGCGGGCGTGAAGCTGGAGATCCGATCTGCTCGATCACCGCTGAGAACTCTGCTTACTTACCCAGCTACCATTCGTTCTCCGGGCACTTTCTCTCATGGCTTCTGAGAACGCCCTGATCCGCGACTGCGATTTAATTCGCCGCGAATGCTGGACGCATATTATTAATTAGATGCCTTTATGCGGCAAGTTGTCACAGTCATGTCACGCCCTCCGATTAATCGAAATTTAAGGAAATGCGGGGCGGTGGAATGCACAACAAATCGAGAATATTACTGAGCACTTCGGTGCTCTGCGCTTCGGCGCTCGTCTTCGGAAATTCGCCGTCTTACGCTTTCGAATTCTTGCCGGGCGACCTCGTCATCAGCACCGTCTCTGGGACAACGCTGAACAATGCGTCGCCGATTACCCTTAAACAGCTTTCGCTGAGCAATAATGGGACGACGGCCACAGCCGCTGGCAGCCTCGTCCTGCCGCAGACCACCGTGGGCGCCAATTGGGCGATATCCGGTGAATATGGGTCGTCTTCGGAAGGCTTCCTGCAACGTTCCGCCAACGGACAATATCTGACGATCGCAGGCTATGGCGTCAACGCGGCCGCGTTCAATGCGGCGCCGTTGACGACCTACGGCAACGCGGCCCTCGGCCAAACGACCAGCCTGACTGCAGCCCAGCAGACCGGCACTCCGGTCACCACCGTTCCGCGCGTGATCGCACTGATCGGCGCCAATGGCAGCGTCGATACCACGACGGCGCTGACTGGCGTCTTCAACCAGAACAACCCGCGCAGCGTCACCACGGTCGACGGCAGTTCGTTCTACATCGCCGGTCAAGGCGCATCGAAGGGCGATCCGACACAGGGCGTGTTCCTGGCAACCAAGGGCGCCACCACCGCGACCGTGATCGACAATTCGACCGACGCCCGCGTTGTATCGATCGCCAATACCGGCAGCGGCAACCAGCTCTACGTTTCGCGCGACTACAACCCGCCGAACGGCGGCGTGCAGAATTCGACCAATGTCAGCCGCCTGACCAATGGCTCCGGCGGCTTGCCCACGAGTTCGAGCGGCCTGGTCACGACGCACATCACGCCGCCGGCGAGCCCGCTCTCCAGCGGCGGCAACAACGGCTCGATCAACCTCACCGCGGGCCTCGCCAACGGCGTCAACAACTCCCGGATCGGCTCATTCGTCTATCTGAGCCCGGAGCAGTACTTTTTTGCCAACTCGACGACGCTCTACGTCGCCGACAGCGGGCAGCCCAAGAACGGCAACGCCAACAAGGCGGCGCTCGGCGAAGGCGGCCTTCAGAAGTGGAGCCTCGTGAACGGCAATTGGGTGCTGGACTACGATCTGGTGAAGGGCCTGAGCCTGGTCAACAACGCCAACGCCAACGCGAACAATCCGACTGCGCCGGGCGTGACCGGTCTGCTCGGATTGACGGG
Coding sequences within:
- a CDS encoding molybdopterin guanine dinucleotide-containing S/N-oxide reductase, whose amino-acid sequence is MSETIGHPDPGLDLSDGFKPHTSHWGVFSARLGKDGLEVRPYAGDPDPNGIVNNFPGALRHQARIAQPAIRRGWLERGPGPDDRRGRDEFVPVSWEKALDLLGGELSRVRDTVGPGAVFGGSYGWSSAGRFHHAQSQVHRFLNVALGGYVRSVNTYSSGASSVLLPQILAGYEDITKRNVTWEQIAGETDIVLAFGGMALKNSMVAGGSISKHIERGAMEAAQRRGCQFILVSPLRDDLPVEAGAEWITAMPGTDTALMLGIVHTLVGEGLHDQAFLDRYTEGWPVFRRYLTGESDGQPKSAEWAAAICGIDAGAIKVLARRLAGRRALITVSHSLQRAEHGEQPVWMGMVLAAALGQIGLPGGGYAYSLGAIGYYGRRVNAVPGPTLGQGRNGVADFIPVARIADMLLNPGTSYRYNGETRTYPDIRLVYWAGGNPFHHHQDLNRLRKAFARLDTLVVHELAWTATARHADIVLPATMTLEREDIGYSTNDPLMVAMHRIAEPFGLARDDYDIFADLAERLGAREPFTEGRTSREWLERLYEPTRKALAARGAESPSFEEFWERGSLVVPQHLDDGGSLRRFREDPVARPLPTPSGRIEIFSQKISDHGDADCPGHPVWLEKTDTPTPGSPCFLVANQPVTRLHSQLDFGGHSLEAKHRGREVARMNPRDAAARGIADGDIIRLFNARGACLAAVHVTDGIAPGVVQLPTGAWYDPMDPEDEAPLCVHGNPNVLTRDIGTSSFAQGCTGQLTTVQVERFNGNLPPIRAFDPE
- a CDS encoding PEP-CTERM sorting domain-containing protein; protein product: MGANWAISGEYGSSSEGFLQRSANGQYLTIAGYGVNAAAFNAAPLTTYGNAALGQTTSLTAAQQTGTPVTTVPRVIALIGANGSVDTTTALTGVFNQNNPRSVTTVDGSSFYIAGQGASKGDPTQGVFLATKGATTATVIDNSTDARVVSIANTGSGNQLYVSRDYNPPNGGVQNSTNVSRLTNGSGGLPTSSSGLVTTHITPPASPLSSGGNNGSINLTAGLANGVNNSRIGSFVYLSPEQYFFANSTTLYVADSGQPKNGNANKAALGEGGLQKWSLVNGNWVLDYDLVKGLSLVNNANANANNPTAPGVTGLLGLTGQVVNGQVELFATSYGLNELSPSYLYEITDTLSFTSIGQAGNEQFNTLYAAGPGEAIRGVSFAPAVPEPSTWTMLIAGFAAIGFLGYRRRNKGTLNAASPCAGLVG